Proteins encoded by one window of Anopheles maculipalpis chromosome 2RL, idAnoMacuDA_375_x, whole genome shotgun sequence:
- the LOC126559540 gene encoding serine protease snake-like: FTLQGLRLAEQKCQEYRKIISSLSSKVPGRTNDYKTPPSGLPARDGEFPHQVRVGQWFYEDEDDTAFILRCSGALISDRFVLVSGHCFWTMGDKTVSLGRHDYTRNSSLPELLVERDDLILHPSFDELTKSSYNDIGLLRLNEPVTFTSHIYPACLWTEDDTQLPEKFTTTGFTTGKLVNDTQDTRLVKVQMNSVPNEQCTREYAGSDYYPQGVTDALLCLESQVEWKASCDGDGGGLVQTLDAESGDVYRLIGIEAKGHECDESHQKYTYTKVQKHLDWIESVVWSS; encoded by the exons TTCACCCTTCAAGGACTTCGTTTGGCGGAACAAA AATGTCAGGAGTATCGAAAGATCATTTCTTCCTTATCGTCCAAGGTGCCAGGCAGGACAAATGACTACAAAACACCTCCAAGCGGACTACCGGCACGGGACGGTGAATTCCCTCATCAGGTGCGCGTCGGTCAATGGTTCTACGAAGATGAAGACGATACGGCCTTCATTTTGCGTTGCAGTGGTGCTCTTATAAGTGATCGCTTTGTACTCGTATCGGGTCACTGCTTCTGGACGATGGGTGATAAAACGGTATCTCTCGGACGACATGACTACACGCGTAACTCTTCCCTTCCAGAGCTGTTGGTCGAACGTGACGATCTCATTCTGCATCCCTCGTTTGACGAACTGACGAAGTCATCCTACAACGATATTGGATTACTTCGTCTTAACGAACCGGTCACCTTTACCTCGCACATCTATCCTGCCTGTCTGTGGACGGAGGACGATACGCAACTACCGGAAAAGTTTACTACAACGGGGTTCACGACGGGCAAGTTGG TGAACGACACTCAGGATACACGATTGGTTAAGGTGCAGATGAACAGTGTGCCGAATGAGCAGTGCACGCGAGAGTACGCTGGAAGTGACTACTATCCGCAGGGAGTCACTGACGCATTGCTCTGTCTAGAGTCTCAAGTAGAGTGGAAAGCGTCATGCGATGGAGACGGTGGTGGTCTAGTGCAAACGCTTGACGCTGAGTCCGGTGATGTGTATCGGCTTATCGGTATAGAAGCCAAGGGTCACGAGTGTGACGAGTCGCATCAGAAGTACACTTACACCAAGGTCCAGAAGCATCTGGATTGGATCGAGAGCGTCGTTTGGAGTTCGTAA
- the LOC126565992 gene encoding serine protease snake-like: MLLKGQRLAVKKCNEYRKVITTTHKIIPLLINPIAHEINVYNCTNELKLIVGGQQARYGEFPHQALLGYPKQSDPSDVEFLCGGTLISEQHVLTAAHCFSDHDPTVVRLGEYDTTSKSYDELQLKIDRIRRHPKYPRTQPYDDVAIVRLERPVQLSKHIRPACLWDSKQRPTSKFVASGFGRRDFFDTELSPTLMKVQLDEFPRDDCSRYFRRLRHGLRPGQLCVGSATSKKDTCQGDSGGPLQLLTNGTTCTYYIVGITSLGVRHRLYAKSYGIYTEVAHYLDWIEANVWGANAL, encoded by the exons ATGCTACTAAAAGGTCAAAGACTTGCCGTGAAGA AGTGCAACGAATATCGTAAGGTTATTACCACGACACACAAAATCATACCTCTGCTCATCAATCCAATCGCACACGAAATAAATGTATACAACTGTACGAACGAATTGAAGCTGATCGTGGGCGGCCAGCAGGCAAGGTACGGTGAATTTCCTCATCAAGCACTGTTGGGCTACCCAAAGCAAAGCGACCCATCTGATGTTGAGTTCCTGTGCGGTGGAACATTGATCAGTGAGCAGCATGTCCTCACGGCAGCTCATTGCTTTTCCGATCACGATCCGACGGTAGTACGGCTCGGCGAGTATGACACTACGTCAAAGTCATACGATGAGCTCCAGCTTAAGATCGATCGCATTCGTCGACATCCGAAATATCCACGCACCCAACCGTACGATGATGTAGCTATTGTGCGTCTTGAACGGCCAGTCCAGTTAAGCAAACACATACGTCCAGCCTGTCTGTGGGATTCGAAGCAGCGACCAACATCGAAGTTCGTTGCGTCCGGGTTTGGACGGCGCGACTTCTTCGACACGGAACTGTCACCAACGCTGATGAAGGTACAGCTGGATGAATTTCCGAGAGACGATTGCTCGCGATACTTTCGGCGTTTGCGCCACGGATTGCGACCAGGTCAGCTGTGTGTCGGTAGCGCCACCTCGAAGAAGGACACCTGTCAGGGAGATTCCGGTGGTCCGTTGCAGCTGCTGACGAATGGTACGACCTGTACGTATTATATCGTAGGCATTACATCGCTTGGAGTACGACATCGCTTGTATGCGAAGTCGTACGGGATCTATACGGAAGTGGCACATTATCTCGATTGGATAGAAGCAAACGTGTGGGGTGCGAATGCGCTCTAG
- the LOC126566013 gene encoding serine protease snake-like, producing HDFFDFAECEEYQNVVVNRQTLIPLTLQPNLFEFEVYNCTNVIKLIVGVEQAKYGEFPHHALLGFPKQRNQDEIEYSCGGTLISDQQILTAAHCFAYGEPTVVRLGEYDTTFDAGDECESDIASVQKHPNYRFSRSYDDIALVRLKYPILLTKNIRPACLWETEERNITRYIATGFGYMEAYNPVQSTVMMKVQLDEFPVGECVKAFKGDRKFKNGIKDGQLCIGSIVEGRDTCQGDSGGPIQVVTNSKSCSYGLVAITSTGGICGIGNSKAVYTKVSHYIDWIEDNVWGANTM from the coding sequence CatgatttcttcgatttcgcAGAGTGTGAAGAATATCAAAATGTTGTCGTAAATCGACAAACCCTGATACCACTTACACTCCAGCCAAACCTGTTCGAGTTCGAAGTGTATAACTGCACGAATGTTATTAAGCTGATTGTCGGGGTTGAACAGGCAAAGTATGGTGAGTTTCCACATCACGCCTTGCTGGGTTTCCCGAAACAGAGGAACCAGGATGAAATCGAATACAGTTGTGGCGGTACGCTCATTAGCGATCAGCAAATCCTGACGGCGGCCCATTGCTTTGCGTATGGTGAACCCACGGTAGTTCGACTCGGCGAATATGACACCACATTCGATGCGGGTGACGAGTGCGAGAGTGATATTGCTAGTGTCCAAAAGCATCCAAACTATCGGTTTTCGCGTTCGTACGATGACATTGCTCTGGTGAGGCTGAAGTACCCGATCTTACTGACGAAAAACATCAGGCCGGCCTGCTTGTGGGAAACGGAGGAACGTAACATAACGCGTTACATCGCGACTGGATTCGGGTATATGGAAGCCTACAATCCGGTACAGTCCACCGTGATGATGAAGGTGCAGCTGGACGAGTTCCCGGTTGGTGAATGTGTTAAAGCTTTCAAAGGCGATCGGAAGTTCAAGAATGGTATAAAGGATGGACAGTTGTGCATTGGAAGTATTGTCGAGGGGCGTGACACTTGCCAGGGGGATTCCGGTGGTCCGATACAGGTTGTGACTAATTCGAAAAGCTGTTCTTACGGTTTGGTTGCCATTACGTCGACAGGTGGTATTTGTGGCATTGGAAATTCGAAGGCAGTGTATACTAAGGTGTCACATTACATTGATTGGATAGAGGATAATGTGTGGGGTGCTAATACGATGTAA
- the LOC126557451 gene encoding protein 5NUC-like, translating into MARRLTPNVLFVAMLLATSTCGTLAAPKAGDLELIILHNNDMHARFEQTGAYSNECQPSDVASNHCYGGFARVAHKVREYRASEAAGGLPVLYLNAGDTYTGTPWFSIFKDNITAAFLNVLKPDAISLGNHEFDLGVAGLVPFLNEVDFPVLVTNLDLSKTPEMQSTKSLQRSVVFTKAGVRIGVIGYLTPETKQLSPTNTVEFLDEIDTINKEASALKEQGVNILIALGHSGLERDKEIAAHCPDVDLVIGGHSHTFLYSGSAPDVEDPAGPYPVMVKNAAGKDVPVVQAYAYTKYLGYLHLMFDAEGNLIELDGSPILLNGTVERDSDVLQLLELYRPGILALDAEIGESKVFLDSSRCRFEECNIGNMIADSLVITHATTREQSNDGFWTDAAIGFIQGGGIRASINRGPISMKDLKTVLPFGNAMVVTEINGTQLRQMLEQSVHRYDGVSGYGEFLQMAGVNVEYDLTRPPMQRVVHVKVRCARCQVPAYEDLKDDEHYRVLLSQFLYDGGDGYDMLPNSPKELLTFGEYEITEEYLKQYSPIYPAIEWRIRMEGQPPGTSTDGPGADTTTMMTTSTTEDSGAERVYGVTISTLGMMLLSVLLTYM; encoded by the exons ATGGCACGGAGACTAACACCAAACGTGCTGTTTGTAGCAATGTTGCTTGCAACGTCCACCTGCGGTACCCTTGCTGCACCAAAAGCGGGAGATTTGGAGCTTATCATACTGCACAACAATGACATGCACGCCCGGTTCGAGCAAACCGGAGCTTATAGCAACGAATGCCAACCTTCCGACGTTGCTAGCAACCATTGCTATGGAGGATTTGCACGCGTTGCGCACAA AGTACGCGAATACCGAGCGTCTGAAGCTGCCGGTGGCCTTCCGGTGTTGTATCTCAATGCCGGTGATACTTACACCGGGACGCCTTGGTTTTCCATCTTTAAGGACAATATTACGGCCGCCTTCCTCAACGTGCTAAAGCCCGATGCAATC TCACTAGGCAACCATGAGTTCGATCTGGGTGTGGCGGGTTTAGTTCCATTCCTTAACGAGGTCGACTTTCCGGTGCTGGTCACTAATCTTGACCTATCTAAAACACCCGAAATGCAGTCGACAAAATCGTTACAGCGGTCCGTTGTTTTTACGAAAGCGGGCGTACGGATAGGTGTTATCGGATATTTGACTCCGGAGACCAAACAATTATCGCCGACCAATACGGTCGAGTTTTTGGATGAAATCGACACGATCAA cAAAGAGGCGTCCGCATTGAAGGAGCAAGGAGTGAATATTCTCATTGCACTCGGTCACAGTGGATTGGAACGGGATAAAGAAATTGCTGCCCACTGTCCCGATGTGGATCTTGTCATTGGTGGTCATTCGCATACGTTCCTGTACAGTGGCTCCGCGCCGGATGTCGAAGATCCGGCCGGTCCGTATCCGGTGATGGTGAAGAATGCTGCCGGAAAGGATGTTCCTGTGGTGCAGGCATACGCTTACACCAAGTATCTCGGCTATCTGCACCTTATGTTCGACGCGGAAGGCAACCTGATCGAACTGGACGGAAGTCCCATACTGCTGAACGGTACGGTAGAGCGAGACTCCGATGTACTGCAGCTGCTGGAACTCTATCGTCCCGGTATTTTGGCGTTGGACGCAGAGATTGGAGAGTCGAAGGTGTTTCTCGACTCTAGCCGGTGTCGGTTTGAGGAATGTAACATCGGCAACATGATTGCCGATTCGCTCGTCATCACGCATGCGACAACGCGCGAACAGAGCAACGATGGGTTCTGGACAGACGCAGCCATCGGGTTCATACAGGGCGGAGGTATACGGGCGTCCATAAACCGAGGTCCGATTAGTATGAAGGATCTGAAGACAGTGCTTCCGTTCGGTAATGCAATGGTGGTGACGGAAATCAATGGCACACAGCTACGCCAAATGCTAGAACAGAGTGTCCATCGGTATGACGGTGTATCTGGTTACGGGGAGTTCCTGCAGATGGCAGGCGTAAACGTAGAGTACGATCTAACGCGACCTCCGATGCAGCGCGTAGTGCACGTTAAGGTGCGCTGCGCCCGCTGCCAGGTACCGGCGTACGAGGATCTGAAAGACGACGAACACTATCGTGTTTTATTGAGCCAGTTCCTGTACGATGGAGGCGATGGGTATGATATGCTTCCGAACTCACCGAAAGAGTTGCTCACGTTCGGTGAGTATGAAATTACTGAAGAGTACCTTAAGCAGTACTCGCCCATCTATCCTGCGATCGAGTGGCGTATCCGTATGGAAGGACAACCGCCCGGCACCAGTACCGACGGACCGGGTGCAGACACTACCACCATGATGACCACCAGCACAACCGAGGACAGTGGTGCTGAACGAGTGTACGGTGTTACGATTTCCACCCTTGGAATGATGCTACTATCAGTACTTTTGACGTACATGTAA
- the LOC126559160 gene encoding C-type lectin 37Da isoform X1, with protein MKSIILCLVFVLAYAGGQRITTIQLDGVQYFISRMNPYSPELNYFLAYQYCRSLGLQLASFETKEKVESMTEYLQNAGYGKYNFWTSGNRLGTGMFLWMSTGLPFNATFDYFEKSPETVGMDPLDNNSNTSPQRTARDSSSGLQKGCVHLKAPSLRWAPEDCSAVKDFICEQTRCYYYNYGSIPVSSAQG; from the exons GCCAACGAATCACCACCATCCAGCTGGACGGTGTACAGTACTTCATCAGCCGGATGAACCCATACTCGCCGGAATTGAACTACTTCCTTGCCTATCAGTACTGCCGCTCGCTCGGACTGCAGCTTGCCTCGTTCGAGACAAAGGAGAAGGTAGAATCGATGACCGAGTACCTGCAGAACGCCGGCTACGGCAAGTACAACTTCTGGACGTCCGGTAACCGGCTCGGTACCGGAATGTTCCTCTGGATGAGCACCGGACTGCCGTTTAACGCCACGTTCGACTACTTCGAGAAATCGCCCGAAACCGTCGGTATGGATCCGCTGGACAACAATAGCAACACTTCCCCACAGCGTACTGCACGTGACAG CAGCAGCGGACTACAGAAGGGATGCGTGCACCTGAAAGCGCCAAGCCTACGGTGGGCACCGGAAGACTGTTCGGCCGTGAAAGATTTCATCTGCGAGCAAACGCGAtgctactactacaactacgGTAGCATTCCGGTTTCGTCTGCGCAGGGGTAA
- the LOC126559160 gene encoding C-type lectin 37Da isoform X2, which produces MKSIILCLVFVLAYAGGQRITTIQLDGVQYFISRMNPYSPELNYFLAYQYCRSLGLQLASFETKEKVESMTEYLQNAGYGKYNFWTSGNRLGTGMFLWMSTGLPFNATFDYFEKSPETVGMDPLDNNSNTSPQRTARDSSGLQKGCVHLKAPSLRWAPEDCSAVKDFICEQTRCYYYNYGSIPVSSAQG; this is translated from the exons GCCAACGAATCACCACCATCCAGCTGGACGGTGTACAGTACTTCATCAGCCGGATGAACCCATACTCGCCGGAATTGAACTACTTCCTTGCCTATCAGTACTGCCGCTCGCTCGGACTGCAGCTTGCCTCGTTCGAGACAAAGGAGAAGGTAGAATCGATGACCGAGTACCTGCAGAACGCCGGCTACGGCAAGTACAACTTCTGGACGTCCGGTAACCGGCTCGGTACCGGAATGTTCCTCTGGATGAGCACCGGACTGCCGTTTAACGCCACGTTCGACTACTTCGAGAAATCGCCCGAAACCGTCGGTATGGATCCGCTGGACAACAATAGCAACACTTCCCCACAGCGTACTGCACGTGACAG CAGCGGACTACAGAAGGGATGCGTGCACCTGAAAGCGCCAAGCCTACGGTGGGCACCGGAAGACTGTTCGGCCGTGAAAGATTTCATCTGCGAGCAAACGCGAtgctactactacaactacgGTAGCATTCCGGTTTCGTCTGCGCAGGGGTAA
- the LOC126566002 gene encoding serine protease snake-like, whose translation MHIPIGVRKLRVVLEHSMELAAEVLHLMDDFDSLFECIEYQNIVVNRQTLIPLTLQPKPIQFEVYNCTNVIQLIVGGEQAKYGEFPHHALLGYPKEDNPKEFDFKCGGTLISDQHILTAAHCFAEGDPTVVRLGEYDTTFDAGDEYESDIASIRRHPNYSFSRSYDDIALVKLKYPILLTKHIRPACLWETEERNITRYIATGFGYMEAYNPVQSTVMMKVQLDEFPVGECVKAFKGDRKFKNGIKDGQLCIGSIVEGRDTCQGDSGGPIQVVTNSKSCSYGLVAITSTGGICGIGNSKAVYTKVSHYIDWIEDNVWGANRM comes from the exons ATGCATATACCGATCGGTGTGAGGAAGCTTCGTGTCGTGCTTGAGCACAGTATGGAATTAGCTGCCGAAGTGTTACATTTGATGGATGATTTCGATTCACTTTTCG AATGTATTGAGTATCAAAACATAGTCGTAAATCGACAAACCCTCATACCACTTACACTGCAACCAAAGCCAATCCAGTTCGAGGTGTATAACTGCACGAATGTTATCCAACTGATTGTCGGAGGTGAACAGGCAAAGTATGGCGAGTTTCCACATCACGCCTTGCTAGGCTATCCGAAAGAGGACAACCCGAAAGAGTTCGATTTCAAGTGCGGCGGTACACTCATTAGCGATCAGCATATCCTGACGGCGGCCCATTGCTTTGCAGAAGGTGACCCCACAGTAGTTCGACTCGGCGAATATGACACCACATTCGATGCGGGTGACGAGTACGAGAGTGATATTGCCAGCATTAGACGACATCCGAACTACTCGTTTTCGCGCTCGTACGATGACATTGCTCTGGTGAAGCTGAAGTATCCGATCTTACTGACCAAACACATCCGGCCGGCGTGCTTGTGGGAAACGGAGGAACGTAACATAACGCGTTACATCGCGACTGGATTCGGGTATATGGAAGCCTACAATCCGGTACAGTCCACCGTGATGATGAAGGTGCAGCTGGACGAGTTCCCGGTTGGTGAATGTGTTAAAGCTTTCAAAGGCGATCGGAAGTTCAAGAATGGTATAAAGGATGGACAGTTGTGCATTGGAAGTATTGTCGAGGGGCGTGACACTTGCCAGGGGGATTCCGGTGGTCCGATACAGGTTGTGACTAATTCGAAAAGCTGTTCTTACGGTTTGGTTGCCATTACGTCGACAGGTGGTATTTGTGGCATTGGAAATTCGAAGGCAGTGTACACTAAGGTGTCACATTACATTGATTGGATAGAGGATAATGTGTGGGGTGCTAATAGGATGTGA
- the LOC126565981 gene encoding serine protease snake-like, producing MSYSRPIQTSTSTALYTTLAATTTTTTTSTTTEPSTTSAEARQFVSFSTVSTVVPQLTAEHTSPLASLLNGDILEQDRTVRPSTAQYANTAEEEHDEEQELEHDQDEDEQQLHGDELEEEDDETNVVGRSSNSANAVAEEEEEDEHEQDDHEHDEAEDEDEQAAELHHQQALAAGQDTDAVVSTLPEDIPVEQKLKQITKEIEQLSGGAGDRELRVDSRQSFLSLSDLIKNIRPAEKVVPQIDSSYANTMRVLAKRISVQKCDEYRRVISSKRGVISLTLNPKPIYYQSYNCSNVVELIVGGEAAKNGEFPHHALLGYPSEDDGPTGPYSFSCGGSLISDRFILTAAHCFSYGDPEIVRLGEYDLKVDSTSQLDFGIAEIIRHPSYRNSRSYHDIALIRLNETVLFSKIIRPACLWTNPALNLSRFVATGFGKLEEGSIELSTNMMKVQLDLFPSSDCGELFRDNRNFREGIKEGQLCVGSIIGGKDTCQGDSGGPLQTITEPRSCIYNIVGVTSTGAACGVGNSKAIYTNVAHYLDWIEQVVWGQ from the exons ATGTCGTATAG CCGTCCGATTCAAACATCTACTAGTACGGCGCTTTATACGACGCTTGCTGCCACCACGACCACCACGACCACCTCCACTACGACGGAACCTTCGACGACTTCCGCCGAAGCACGTCAGTTTGTATCCTTCTCGACCGTGTCAACAGTCGTCCCGCAGCTGACTGCTGAGCATACCTCACCACTTGCATCCCTACTGAACGGTGACATTCTGGAGCAGGATCGTACCGTACGTCCGTCTACCGCACAGTATGCAAACACCGCCGAAGAGGAACACGACGAGGAGCAGGAACTTGAGCACGATCAGGATGAGGACGAGCAGCAGCTGCACGGAGACGAgttggaagaagaagacgatgaGACGAACGTGGTTGGACGTAGCAGTAACAGTGCAAATGCAGTCGctgaagaggaagaggaggacgaGCACGAACAGGATGACCACGAGCATGATGAAGCAGAGGACGAAGACGAACAGGCGGCAGAGTTGCATCACCAGCAGGCCCTTGCTGCCGGTCAGGACACGGACGCTGTTGTTTCTACCCTGCCCGAAGACATACCCGTCGAGCAGAAGCTGAAGCAGATCACGAAAGAGATCGAGCAGCTGTCCGGTGGTGCGGGTGATCGTGAGCTGCGTGTAGACAGCCGTCAGAGCTTCCTGTCGCTGTCGGATTTGATCAAGAATATTCGCCCAGCAGAAAAGGTAGTACCGCAGATCGATTCGTCCTACGCCAACACGATGCGTGTCCTTG CCAAGAGGATATCTGTGCAAA AGTGTGACGAATATCGGCGAGTAATCTCTTCAAAGCGTGGTGTAATATCGCTTACCTTGAACCCGAAACCGATCTACTACCAGTCGTACAATTGCTCCAATGTGGTGGAACTGATCGTTGGTGGGGAAGCTGCGAAGAATGGTGAATTTCCACACCATGCTTTGCTAGGGTATCCAAGTGAGGATGATGGACCAACTGGACCCTATAGTTTCAGCTGTGGAGGATCGCTGATATCGGATCGCTTCATACTGACCGCTGCGCACTGTTTCAGCTACGGTGATCCGGAGATCGTTCGGTTGGGCGAGTACGATCTCAAAGTAGATTCAACGTCACAGCTCGATTTCGGCATTGCCGAGATCATCCGACATCCAAGTTATCGAAACTCGCGCTCTTACCACGATATTGCCCTGATACGATTAAACGAAACGGTGCTGTTTTCGAAGATAATACGCCCTGCATGTTTGTGGACGAATCCTGCACTGAACTTGAGTCGATTTGTGGCAACGGGTTTTGGCAAACTGGAGGaag GCAGCATCGAGTTATCGACAAACATGATGAAGGTACAGCTGGATCTGTTTCCATCCAGCGACTGTGGTGAGCTGTTTCGCGATAATCGCAACTTTCGCGAAGGAATCAAAGAAGGACAGCTGTGTGTGGGAAGTATAATTGGCGGTAAGGATACGTGCCAGGGTGACTCCGGTGGACCACTGCAAACGATAACGGAACCGAGAAGTTGTATCTACAACATCGTTGGTGTGACGTCTACCGGTGCTGCCTGTGGTGTTGGAAACTCCAAGGCAATCTATACGAATGTGGCACACTATCTGGACTGGATCGAGCAAGTAGTTTGGGGACAGTGA